A DNA window from Trypanosoma brucei brucei TREU927 chromosome 10, whole genome shotgun sequence contains the following coding sequences:
- a CDS encoding hypothetical protein, conserved (GPI-Anchor Signal predicted for Tb10.6k15.1110 by DGPI v2.04 with cleavage site probability 0.48000002 near 336), with the protein MTVCLVLLTGLPGAGKTTLGKALKQLGDHITHELSLIVTAVVELDDFMCNVGASNGSRVESTVFDPSRWREAFEAARQATRQELERCLMMERNKAVMHLVFLVDPLPYRSMRASYWKMCKELSAKCAETHFHDSWEVQSIVVLLEVRMNTPEEVCLQRNELRAGTPQYIPPYVIKGISDSFDRGDLTAVLPGTDGNMWAVLPGQRSAPWPVLLLVDEVRCCASPPNLLATQLLERIRGEDIMREMTEQQVSVFNYYKCQVEGGKSKCLASGEAHDNVNNCLHQVDLHMRAVVGHYMVQRQSIGSLKPGTGQRVSKCRSTHYAGIRAAITKGTRNTGGSFSEVQGLLQQLLLEFEHALVDL; encoded by the coding sequence ATGACAGTTTGTCTTGTTCTACTAACTGGGCTGCCAGGAGCGGGGAAGACGACACTAGGCAAGGCTCTTAAACAGTTGGGGGATCACATAACCCATGAACTCTCCCTCATAGTCACGGCAGTGGTGGAATTAGATGACTTTATGTGTAACGTCGGTGCGAGTAATGGGTCCCGTGTAGAGAGTACCGTTTTCGATCCAAGTCGGTGGCGAGAGGCGTTCGAAGCGGCTCGTCAGGCAACTCGCCAGGAGTTGGAGCGGTGCCTAATGATGGAGAGGAATAAAGCGGTAATGCACTTGGTTTTTCTGGTGGATCCGCTGCCATATAGGAGTATGAGAGCATCGTACTGGAAAATGTGCAAGGAATTAAGTGCCAAGTGTGCTGAGACTCACTTTCATGATTCATGGGAAGTGCAGAGCATTGTTGTCTTGTTGGAGGTGCGGATGAACACCCCGGAGGAGGTTTGTCTCCAACGCAATGAGCTCCGCGCCGGAACCCCGCAGTATATTCCCCCGTATGTTATTAAGGGGATAAGTGACTCGTTTGACCGTGGTGACCTCACTGCTGTGCTGCCGGGTACAGACGGAAATATGTGGGCCGTACTTCCCGGGCAGAGGTCGGCACCGTGGCCCGTTCTTTTACTGGTTGATGAAGTGAGATGTTGCGCGTCACCACCCAATTTGTTGGCCACGCAGTTGCTGGAGCGTATCCGAGGGGAAGACATAATGCGTGAGATGACGGAACAACAAGTAAgtgtttttaattattaCAAGTGCCAAgtggaaggggggaagtcGAAGTGCTTGGCGAGTGGAGAAGCACATGACAACGTTAACAACTGTCTTCATCAAGTGGACCTCCACATGCGGGCAGTTGTGGGACATTACATGGTCCAGCGGCAGAGTATTGGTTCACTGAAGCCAGGCACTGGGCAACGCGTAAGCAAATGTCGTTCGACCCACTACGCGGGAATTCGGGCAGCAATCACGAAGGGAACGAGAAACACAGGAGGATCTTTTTCCGAAGTGCAAGGACTACTGCAGCAGTTACTTTTGGAATTCGAGCATGCCTTAGTAGATCTTTGA
- a CDS encoding adiponectin receptor protein 1 (similar to Adiponectin receptor protein 1. (Swiss-Prot:Q91VH1) (Mus musculus)) produces the protein MESTVTGEPCHACEKQETTDEHSRCGRGTLPLYHIHSTKVPEYMKDNPYIYTGYRAQYTTMMCLRSFLAVHNESLNVWTHAFGFVVFVLLSILLFTNVVLAREYVWHCVVYGGFSFACLMCMLCSTVYHLFMCHENEAVSLFVELVDYHGISVLIVASYIPLLYIGFACKPYYRAIYMVSIIMFGTLSVVFSSLPSLRDAKYRWIRTTVYILMAVGGIVPLLHFYAFTPHNTESMMPLKGVALMFALYGAGVLFYTSRIPERWFPGRFDIYLSSHQIWHVFVLAAACVHFFSCTALYQQWLVSRHIC, from the coding sequence ATGGAATCCACAGTCACCGGTGAACCGTGTCATGCGTGCGAAAAGCAGGAAACAACTGATGAACACAGTCGCTGTGGCCGCGGGACGCTGCCGCTGTACCACATTCATTCAACGAAAGTGCCAGAATACATGAAGGACAATCCATACATCTATACTGGCTATAGGGCACAGTATACCACTATGATGTGCCTGCGGAGTTTCCTTGCGGTTCACAATGAGTCGTTGAACGTGTGGACCCATGCGTTTgggtttgttgtttttgtattgctTTCAATTCTACTTTTCACGAACGTGGTGCTGGCCCGAGAGTACGTTTGGCACTGTGTAGTTTATGGAGGCTTTAGTTTTGCTTGCCTAATGTGTATGCTATGTAGCACAGTTTACCATCTGTTCATGTGCCATGAGAATGAGGCAGTTTCATTGTTTGTGGAGCTTGTGGACTATCATGGCATTAGTGTCCTCATAGTGGCGAGTTACATTCCCCTGCTTTACATTGGTTTCGCCTGTAAGCCATATTACCGGGCAATTTATATGGTGAGCATCATCATGTTTGGTACTTTAAGCgttgttttctcctctctACCAAGTCTCCGTGATGCAAAGTATCGATGGATTCGCACAACTGTTTACATTCTCATGGCTGTAGGGGGAATTGTGCCCCTCCTACATTTCTATGCCTTTACACCCCACAATACTGAAAGTATGATGCCACTCAAAGGTGTGGCACTCATGTTTGCACTTTACGGTGCTGGAGTCCTCTTCTACACATCCCGAATTCCTGAACGTTGGTTCCCTGGTCGGTTTGACATATACCTTTCAAGTCATCAAATATGGCACGTTTTTGTACTTGCAGCCGCCTGTGTTCATTTTTTCAGTTGCACAGCACTGTATCAGCAGTGGTTGGTGAGCCGACACATTTGTTAA